Proteins from a genomic interval of Treponema primitia ZAS-1:
- the acsV gene encoding corrinoid activation/regeneration protein AcsV, with amino-acid sequence MSSQKIVFKIEGGATVSALAPEGETLLETARKAGVDIDAPCSGNGTCGKCRVKVLEGTVLGEAPRQISPEDYAAGWRLACGIKAASNLSVEVPLSAGAFKNRIKVTTLSEGRERAAFDALGKDLDELGYRGDSGLETTAITLTLPALDDAMADRERLLAKYAEETGREAGIGIFALRKLPGILRESDFSIICVARKGPDRDLILDILPAAAGAQAVLPGLAVDIGTTTVAMVLTDLRTGKLLAGGSGGNGQIRFGADVISRIIESTRPGGLDRLRKAVIEETMLPLIREICTKAGIEPAGIYRAAVAANTTMTQLFTGVYADFLRLEPYVPAFFHGDGFRSSDLGLNLNPDAEVILAPSIGSYVGGDISAGVFSSGIYKKDSFSLFIDLGTNGELVFGNSELLMSCACSAGPAFEGGDISCGMRATDGAIEACSIDAETMEPSLTIIGGVDQKAAGLCGSGLIDTIGELFRCGIINAKGKFIREGKRIGHDEYGAANYILAFAENSVSGQDIALNETDIDSFIRAKGAIFSAIRTMLAIMDFSPDDIEEVYVAGGIGSGINVEKAIRIGMFPKISLEKYHYIGNTSLTGAYAMVNSSGAASKVMEISGGMTYLELSSHPGYMDEFVAACFLPHTNGALFEDR; translated from the coding sequence ATGAGCAGCCAAAAAATAGTATTCAAAATTGAAGGCGGAGCTACCGTTTCCGCCCTTGCCCCTGAGGGGGAAACCCTCCTCGAAACTGCCCGGAAAGCCGGGGTTGATATAGACGCCCCCTGTTCGGGGAACGGGACCTGCGGAAAATGCCGGGTTAAGGTGCTTGAAGGAACCGTGCTTGGGGAGGCGCCCCGGCAAATAAGCCCGGAGGACTATGCGGCTGGCTGGCGGCTGGCCTGCGGTATCAAAGCCGCGTCGAACCTTAGTGTAGAGGTTCCTCTTTCCGCCGGGGCTTTTAAAAACCGTATCAAGGTGACGACCCTCAGCGAAGGACGGGAACGGGCCGCCTTTGACGCCCTGGGCAAGGATTTGGACGAGTTGGGTTATCGTGGAGATAGCGGCTTGGAAACAACAGCCATCACCCTGACACTCCCTGCCCTGGACGACGCCATGGCTGACCGTGAACGGCTTTTGGCTAAGTACGCCGAAGAGACCGGCCGGGAAGCCGGGATCGGCATTTTTGCCCTGCGGAAGCTTCCCGGTATCCTGCGGGAATCAGATTTTTCTATTATATGTGTTGCCCGGAAAGGCCCGGATAGGGACCTGATCCTGGATATACTCCCTGCCGCGGCCGGGGCTCAGGCGGTTCTGCCGGGGCTGGCGGTAGATATCGGGACCACCACGGTGGCCATGGTGCTTACGGACCTCCGCACGGGGAAGCTCTTGGCAGGGGGGTCCGGGGGGAATGGGCAGATCCGCTTTGGGGCGGATGTGATCAGCCGGATCATCGAAAGTACCCGGCCTGGCGGTCTGGATAGACTGCGGAAGGCGGTGATTGAGGAGACCATGCTCCCCCTGATCCGCGAGATTTGTACTAAAGCGGGAATCGAGCCTGCGGGTATATACCGGGCGGCGGTGGCTGCCAATACTACCATGACCCAGCTCTTTACCGGGGTTTACGCGGACTTCCTCCGTCTGGAGCCCTATGTGCCGGCCTTCTTCCACGGCGATGGCTTCCGGAGCAGCGACCTGGGTTTGAACCTCAACCCCGATGCCGAAGTGATACTGGCCCCCAGCATAGGCAGCTATGTGGGGGGGGACATTAGCGCCGGGGTCTTTTCATCGGGAATATACAAAAAGGATAGTTTTTCTCTTTTCATAGATTTGGGAACCAACGGGGAACTGGTTTTTGGCAATTCGGAACTGCTCATGTCCTGCGCCTGTTCCGCCGGGCCTGCCTTTGAGGGCGGGGACATCAGCTGCGGTATGCGGGCCACCGACGGGGCGATAGAGGCATGCTCTATCGACGCCGAAACCATGGAGCCATCCCTTACCATTATCGGAGGGGTGGATCAGAAGGCTGCGGGGCTCTGCGGGTCCGGGCTTATCGATACCATTGGGGAGCTTTTCCGCTGCGGGATCATCAATGCCAAGGGGAAATTTATCCGGGAAGGCAAGCGGATTGGGCATGATGAGTACGGCGCGGCTAATTATATCCTGGCTTTTGCCGAAAATAGTGTTAGCGGACAGGATATTGCGTTAAACGAGACGGATATCGACAGTTTTATCCGGGCCAAGGGGGCAATTTTCTCCGCCATCAGGACCATGTTGGCGATCATGGACTTTTCCCCGGACGATATTGAGGAAGTTTATGTGGCCGGGGGTATTGGGAGCGGGATCAACGTAGAAAAAGCCATCCGTATTGGGATGTTCCCTAAAATTTCCCTGGAAAAATACCATTATATCGGTAATACCAGTCTGACCGGGGCCTACGCCATGGTTAATTCCTCCGGCGCCGCATCCAAGGTTATGGAAATCAGCGGGGGGATGACCTACCTGGAATTATCGTCCCATCCGGGGTATATG